Proteins encoded together in one Thermomonospora curvata DSM 43183 window:
- a CDS encoding SseB family protein, with amino-acid sequence MLEWSEFAQRLGRELAGLDRDTILIIRERAESRHYVQAMREADRLYAEAVSNFFLEGPLLLTPADEEVLRETGWRPPSDPGPRNWWTELPSFATVADHFRLADMMVHALRDVQGVRRPSDLVHESFHRLGTTGLIELVDLGIPPADPARVTERRSTPAPVSPQPPAAPAGDPAAEGPAASVNGVAQGAASAPPAQAGSDPLAQADPDGGELERRLAEAKRQGDHVTYFDLLLRSDLVLPLPEEPGAADPVTTTIAGTTYVVAFSSVGAMTAAMRPGSPTPPPHRLVSFGTLAATWPNPSWSLAVNAGLPSEILLDAAAIARLDQSRRTAGQPASPASLPTEPFSPEAAGPQQAPSPNGGTPPQAALPPDASVPPSRHATGSSPLPPDDHAASPRHAASIPQGAGPQPGGPAAPSQHTTPGGGIPVPDAHTGPQPTASDGQPTPNSPALVPNAGTGPQPTLGEHTTPGGVPAPHSGPAAQDDRTASPRHTASEGDVPPPEAHTGPQPAMPGGHAAPHHRAPHAGTGPQPTLGEHATPGGGVPTPATHTGPHPAADSASPQGVSSGSGVPAAEAPSGPQPAGVGVPRPQDSGPQPVPGDGGSAPEAASGPQPAGAPFAQATGPQPAGHAVPGVPEGLGAPGRRTGPDTAGDRATSAPDDADERLAGGRHRRGPAERSHPLRGGGERPCRAGRTTGCGSRAPRPTRRPGGPHRGTVRRRQGDTAPSGRPDMGGPGGRHPVPAACGLRRRRRRLGAHAGGCHRGTRMK; translated from the coding sequence TTGTTGGAGTGGTCCGAGTTCGCCCAACGCCTCGGCCGTGAGCTGGCGGGTCTCGATCGCGACACGATCCTCATCATCCGCGAGCGCGCCGAAAGCAGGCACTACGTCCAGGCCATGCGGGAGGCGGACCGGCTGTACGCCGAGGCCGTCAGCAACTTCTTTCTGGAAGGGCCGCTGCTGCTGACGCCGGCTGATGAGGAGGTGCTCAGGGAGACCGGCTGGCGGCCGCCGAGCGACCCCGGCCCGCGCAACTGGTGGACCGAGCTGCCCTCGTTCGCCACCGTCGCCGACCACTTCCGGCTGGCCGACATGATGGTGCACGCGCTGCGGGACGTGCAGGGCGTGCGGCGGCCTTCCGACCTGGTGCACGAGTCGTTCCACCGGCTCGGCACCACGGGCCTGATCGAGCTGGTGGACCTGGGCATCCCCCCCGCCGACCCGGCCCGCGTCACCGAGCGGCGCTCCACCCCCGCCCCGGTGTCCCCCCAGCCGCCGGCGGCCCCGGCGGGCGATCCGGCCGCCGAAGGCCCGGCGGCCTCGGTCAACGGGGTCGCCCAGGGCGCCGCGTCCGCCCCGCCCGCGCAGGCCGGTTCCGACCCGCTTGCCCAGGCGGATCCCGACGGCGGCGAACTGGAGCGGCGGCTGGCCGAGGCCAAGCGGCAAGGAGACCACGTCACCTACTTCGACCTGCTGCTGCGTTCGGACCTGGTCCTGCCGCTGCCCGAGGAGCCCGGGGCGGCCGATCCGGTCACCACCACGATCGCCGGCACCACCTACGTGGTGGCCTTCTCCTCGGTCGGCGCGATGACCGCGGCGATGCGGCCGGGGTCGCCCACTCCGCCGCCGCACCGCCTGGTGTCGTTCGGCACGCTCGCCGCCACCTGGCCGAACCCGTCGTGGTCACTGGCCGTCAACGCGGGCCTGCCCAGCGAGATCCTGCTGGATGCGGCGGCCATCGCCCGCCTGGACCAAAGCCGCCGCACCGCCGGCCAGCCCGCCTCCCCGGCGTCCCTGCCCACCGAGCCGTTCTCTCCCGAGGCCGCCGGGCCGCAGCAGGCCCCCTCGCCCAACGGGGGCACTCCCCCTCAGGCCGCGCTCCCGCCGGACGCCTCCGTCCCGCCGTCCCGGCATGCCACCGGCTCATCGCCCCTCCCACCGGACGATCACGCGGCCTCCCCCCGGCACGCCGCCTCCATCCCGCAGGGGGCGGGCCCCCAACCCGGTGGCCCTGCCGCACCGTCTCAGCACACCACCCCCGGCGGCGGCATCCCGGTACCGGACGCACACACCGGCCCCCAGCCCACCGCCTCCGACGGCCAGCCCACACCGAACAGCCCCGCCCTCGTCCCGAACGCGGGCACCGGACCACAACCGACGCTCGGCGAACACACCACCCCCGGCGGCGTCCCGGCCCCTCACTCGGGGCCTGCCGCCCAGGACGACCGCACCGCCTCCCCCCGGCACACCGCGTCCGAGGGCGATGTCCCCCCACCGGAGGCGCACACCGGGCCGCAGCCCGCGATGCCCGGGGGCCATGCCGCACCGCATCACCGCGCTCCGCACGCGGGCACCGGGCCACAGCCGACGCTCGGGGAGCACGCCACTCCCGGCGGCGGCGTCCCCACGCCGGCCACGCACACCGGACCGCACCCTGCAGCGGACTCCGCCTCCCCTCAGGGCGTCTCTTCCGGCAGCGGCGTTCCCGCGGCAGAGGCTCCCTCGGGACCGCAACCGGCCGGCGTCGGCGTTCCCCGTCCGCAGGACAGCGGGCCGCAGCCCGTCCCCGGCGACGGCGGCTCCGCACCGGAGGCGGCCTCGGGACCGCAGCCGGCCGGTGCTCCGTTCGCGCAGGCCACCGGCCCGCAACCGGCCGGTCATGCCGTCCCCGGTGTCCCCGAGGGTCTCGGCGCACCGGGCCGGCGCACCGGGCCGGACACCGCCGGCGACCGTGCGACGTCCGCGCCGGACGATGCGGACGAGCGGCTCGCGGGCGGCCGGCACCGCCGCGGTCCCGCTGAGCGCTCCCACCCCCTACGAGGCGGCGGGGAGCGGCCCTGCCGCGCCGGGCGGACCACCGGCTGCGGCTCCCGCGCCCCCCGGCCGACACGCCGCCCCGGCGGGCCCCACCGGGGCACCGTCCGGCGACGTCAGGGCGATACGGCTCCCTCAGGGCGCCCAGATATGGGAGGACCTGGGGGACGGCACCCGGTCCCGGCCGCTTGCGGTCTACGACGCCGCCGGCGGCGGCTGGGTGCGCATGCGGGTGGATGCCATCGGGGAACCCGAATGAAATAA
- the fxsT gene encoding FxSxx-COOH system tetratricopeptide repeat protein, with translation MLDRFIEALRGLDPQPTAEELADALWLARYLSAQSSASASASHAKPSLPPPERKEGSPPTEPAALRPDPPSRSAVTRSASPRAGLHLASPQASGPQVMRVPAPPALPRILRLAQALRPLRVGADSSTRQYLDEEATAQRIADTGIWQPELRPEQERRLDIALVVDDSASMAVWQRTVSEFQSVLEQLAAFRDVRVWRIDTDDDRLALYTGAPRTGSGRSPEELIDPTHRRVVLVVSDCIGRAWKDGRFAALLARWGRMGPVAIIQPLPQRLWWRCAANVVPVSIRATQPGQPNEQLEVRSQESGEALAGIAIPVLELEPRWLRPWAELVGGTANRLTGMALPTGRPVAEDSPEDEPDGLSPAERVKRFRATASPTAFRLAAYLAAAPLRPPVMRLVQQAMLPDSRPSHLAEVFLSGLLRKTGTTADPEEADYEFLDGVRDILLSALKRSEALRVVQEVWEVMRNRWGAGSDFSALLRAVEQGAETPPLDPPFARVTAQVLARLGGRYAAIAERLRAEFGSAGPTGQPDEFEEDDAPFSGLPQITRARPAAPVLGGGLPPRNPNFIGRDELLLQTRHLLNSGVTALLPQAHLLGGEGKSQLAIEFAHRHIADYDLIWWIPAEQITLARSSLTLLARRLGTPLSDDINRTVERVLQELRRGGRYRRWLLIYDNAIDPDELMPLMPADLVEGRLVVPQQRGLGHVLVTSGDERWRQRATVLQVGVFTRAESIAFLRHQVPRLSASEAHRLAAQVEDLPLALEQTAALLGETGLETEEYLRQLEAQFTQQWIRTLPPEYPRPLAATLGLAFERLRQDAPATARLLELWAFFGSEPVPRELLSSGGHARLPTVLQAILEDPHRLTRAMNDISRYALGRFDRQTASLQVHRLVRVMLQARLPGRRGEQVRNRVHRILAAAIPEAPPDNETTWARREQIAPHVVPAGAIDGTTEHAREVVLDQMRYRYLLGDFEGARDLGEKALERWSPLLGPDDEQVLDAGRQMGNVLRSLGEVSEARRLNAEVHRRTLARFGPDNLKTLQIANSVGADLRLQGDFAGALRLDRQTLQRMVRILGRDRDETFRVVNNVGIDLRLMGRFQQAYEIDSDAFDRLLGQHGPRHRSTLVAMNQVARDLHGLGRYREAETLHRQALEMMRETLGHDHAIVLQAEMSRVGTLRRLGAYRQARKLAEATFELHRQRFGREHPDTLAAQRSLAVACAVTGDAERGRELSEEASRGYRRLLGADHPFTHACATDLALNLRALGEHEAALLADDSALRALQRTLGADHYYSLCCSVGLVHDLFHTGRLEAALSRSEDTRAHFREQYGPDHVYSLICEHNHQVLLRRLGRESSGPSLSQNLASVLGADHPDVRRANADELIECDITPIPL, from the coding sequence ATGCTCGACCGGTTCATCGAGGCCCTGCGCGGGCTCGACCCTCAGCCCACTGCCGAAGAGCTGGCCGACGCCCTCTGGCTGGCTCGTTATCTGTCCGCGCAGAGCAGTGCATCCGCGAGCGCTTCACACGCCAAGCCTTCGCTCCCACCCCCTGAACGGAAGGAAGGATCTCCCCCCACCGAGCCCGCGGCCCTGCGCCCGGACCCGCCGAGCCGCTCTGCGGTGACCAGGTCCGCGTCTCCACGGGCAGGCCTGCACCTGGCCTCACCCCAGGCCTCGGGCCCGCAGGTGATGCGTGTTCCCGCGCCACCCGCGCTCCCCCGGATATTGCGTTTGGCCCAGGCGCTGCGCCCGCTGCGGGTGGGAGCCGACTCCAGTACGCGCCAGTACCTGGACGAGGAGGCGACCGCCCAGCGAATCGCCGACACCGGCATCTGGCAGCCGGAGCTGCGTCCTGAGCAGGAACGCCGCCTGGACATCGCACTGGTGGTCGACGACAGTGCCTCCATGGCGGTCTGGCAGCGCACCGTCAGTGAGTTCCAGTCCGTCCTGGAACAGCTCGCCGCCTTCCGCGACGTGCGGGTGTGGCGGATCGACACCGACGATGACCGGCTGGCCCTGTATACCGGCGCTCCACGCACCGGGTCCGGCCGCAGCCCAGAGGAACTGATCGATCCGACTCACCGGCGGGTGGTCTTGGTCGTCAGCGACTGCATCGGCCGTGCCTGGAAGGACGGCCGGTTCGCAGCGCTGCTGGCGCGCTGGGGCCGGATGGGGCCGGTGGCGATCATCCAGCCGTTGCCGCAACGGCTGTGGTGGCGATGTGCGGCGAACGTGGTGCCGGTGTCGATCAGGGCGACGCAGCCGGGCCAGCCGAACGAACAGCTGGAGGTGCGGTCGCAGGAAAGCGGTGAGGCTCTTGCGGGCATCGCGATTCCGGTGCTGGAACTGGAGCCTCGCTGGCTGCGGCCATGGGCCGAGCTGGTCGGCGGCACGGCGAACCGGCTGACCGGCATGGCGCTGCCGACCGGCCGTCCGGTCGCCGAGGATTCTCCCGAGGACGAGCCGGACGGGCTCTCCCCCGCCGAGCGGGTGAAGCGGTTCCGCGCCACGGCCTCGCCCACGGCATTCCGCCTGGCCGCCTATCTGGCCGCCGCTCCGCTGCGACCGCCGGTGATGAGACTGGTCCAGCAGGCCATGCTGCCCGATTCCCGGCCCTCTCATCTGGCCGAGGTCTTCTTGAGCGGCCTGCTGCGCAAGACGGGGACGACCGCAGATCCCGAGGAGGCCGATTACGAGTTCCTCGACGGCGTCCGAGACATCCTGCTGAGCGCCCTCAAACGGAGTGAGGCGCTGCGTGTGGTGCAGGAGGTCTGGGAAGTCATGCGGAACCGGTGGGGAGCGGGGTCGGACTTTTCGGCATTGCTGCGCGCAGTGGAGCAGGGCGCCGAGACCCCACCGCTGGATCCGCCGTTCGCTCGAGTGACGGCACAGGTGCTGGCCCGTCTGGGCGGGCGCTATGCGGCGATCGCCGAGCGGCTGAGAGCCGAATTCGGATCCGCCGGCCCCACCGGGCAGCCAGATGAGTTCGAAGAGGACGACGCGCCGTTCAGCGGCCTGCCGCAAATCACCCGAGCCCGGCCGGCGGCGCCGGTATTGGGTGGCGGGCTGCCGCCGCGCAACCCGAACTTCATTGGACGCGACGAACTGCTGCTGCAGACCCGCCACCTGCTGAACAGCGGCGTCACAGCGCTGCTGCCACAGGCCCACCTCCTGGGAGGAGAAGGCAAGTCCCAGCTGGCGATCGAGTTCGCACATCGCCACATCGCCGACTACGACCTCATCTGGTGGATTCCCGCCGAGCAGATCACTTTGGCCAGGTCCTCTCTGACGTTGCTGGCGCGACGGCTGGGAACGCCGCTGAGCGACGACATCAACCGGACCGTCGAACGAGTACTCCAGGAACTGCGGAGAGGCGGGCGGTACCGGCGATGGCTGCTGATCTATGACAACGCCATAGACCCCGACGAGCTCATGCCGCTGATGCCGGCTGACCTGGTCGAAGGGCGGCTTGTCGTCCCACAGCAAAGAGGACTGGGACACGTCCTGGTCACTTCTGGTGACGAGCGGTGGCGCCAGCGGGCCACCGTGCTCCAGGTGGGCGTGTTCACCCGTGCGGAAAGCATCGCCTTCCTGCGCCACCAGGTACCGCGGCTGTCGGCGTCCGAGGCCCACCGGCTGGCCGCCCAGGTGGAAGACCTGCCGTTGGCACTGGAGCAGACCGCCGCGCTGCTGGGCGAGACCGGCCTGGAAACCGAGGAATACCTGCGGCAACTTGAGGCGCAGTTCACCCAGCAGTGGATTCGCACCCTGCCGCCGGAGTACCCAAGACCTCTGGCAGCGACGCTGGGACTGGCCTTCGAACGGCTGCGCCAGGACGCCCCGGCGACCGCACGGCTGCTGGAACTGTGGGCGTTCTTCGGGTCCGAACCAGTCCCCCGGGAGCTGCTGTCGAGCGGCGGCCATGCTCGGCTGCCGACCGTGCTTCAGGCGATCTTGGAGGATCCGCACCGGCTGACCCGGGCGATGAACGACATCAGCCGCTATGCGCTCGGCCGCTTCGACCGGCAGACGGCCAGTCTCCAAGTGCACCGGCTGGTGCGGGTGATGCTGCAGGCCAGGCTGCCGGGACGCAGGGGCGAGCAAGTCCGCAACCGCGTCCACCGGATCCTGGCCGCCGCGATCCCGGAGGCTCCCCCGGACAACGAGACCACCTGGGCGCGCAGGGAACAGATCGCCCCCCATGTGGTGCCCGCAGGCGCCATCGACGGCACGACCGAGCACGCCAGAGAAGTGGTGCTCGATCAGATGCGCTACCGGTACCTACTGGGGGACTTCGAAGGCGCCCGGGATCTCGGTGAAAAAGCCTTGGAACGGTGGAGCCCCCTGCTGGGCCCGGATGACGAGCAAGTGCTGGACGCCGGTCGCCAGATGGGGAACGTGCTGCGCTCCCTCGGAGAGGTCAGTGAGGCCAGACGGCTCAATGCGGAGGTCCACCGGCGCACCCTGGCCCGGTTCGGGCCGGACAATCTGAAGACCCTGCAAATCGCCAACAGCGTCGGGGCCGATCTGCGGTTGCAGGGTGACTTCGCCGGAGCGCTACGGCTCGACCGGCAAACCCTGCAACGCATGGTTCGCATACTCGGCAGGGATAGAGATGAAACGTTCAGGGTCGTCAACAACGTGGGCATCGACCTGCGATTGATGGGGCGTTTCCAGCAAGCTTATGAAATCGACTCAGACGCATTCGATCGGTTGCTCGGCCAGCATGGTCCGCGGCATCGCAGCACTTTGGTGGCGATGAACCAGGTCGCCCGTGATCTGCACGGGCTGGGCCGTTACCGAGAAGCCGAAACCCTGCACCGGCAGGCGCTGGAAATGATGCGGGAGACGCTCGGCCATGATCATGCCATCGTCCTGCAGGCGGAGATGAGCCGTGTCGGCACCCTGCGTCGGCTGGGGGCCTACCGGCAGGCCAGGAAGCTGGCCGAGGCGACGTTCGAACTCCACCGGCAGCGATTCGGCCGCGAGCACCCCGACACGCTGGCCGCGCAGCGCAGCCTGGCGGTGGCGTGCGCGGTCACCGGTGACGCCGAACGGGGACGGGAGCTGAGCGAGGAGGCATCGCGCGGATACCGCCGGCTTCTTGGCGCCGACCATCCGTTCACGCACGCCTGCGCCACCGACCTGGCCCTTAACCTGCGGGCACTGGGCGAGCACGAGGCCGCGCTCCTGGCCGACGACTCTGCCCTGCGTGCCCTGCAACGCACGCTCGGAGCCGACCACTACTACTCGCTCTGCTGCTCTGTGGGCCTGGTGCACGACCTGTTCCACACCGGCCGGCTGGAAGCCGCGCTGAGCAGATCAGAGGACACGCGCGCCCATTTCCGCGAGCAGTACGGCCCAGACCATGTCTACAGCCTCATCTGTGAACACAATCACCAGGTTCTGTTGAGAAGGCTGGGCCGTGAATCCTCAGGGCCTTCCCTTTCACAGAACCTCGCGAGCGTTCTTGGCGCAGATCATCCCGATGTACGTAGAGCCAACGCAGACGAGCTGATCGAATGCGACATCACCCCCATCCCCTTGTGA
- a CDS encoding AAA family ATPase, with protein sequence MVNAAIYLRRPLLVTGKPGTGKSTLAYNVAYELGLEPVLYWPITSKSTLAQGLYHYDAIGRLHETSLRQAMSSAADGEAPDIGRFIRLGPLGTALLPRQRPRVLLIDELDKSDIDLPNDLLNVFEEGGFAIPELERLPEEQSIVHVMTNDGQDRVPVERGQVRCSAFPIVIITSNGEREFPPAFLRRCIRLMIEQPGPEQLAEIVEAHLGKEAREQSADLIEEFLQRRTRGELATDQLLNAIYLATSGARAPQATMEELREAVLRPLDAAGS encoded by the coding sequence ATGGTCAACGCCGCCATCTACCTGCGGCGCCCTCTGCTGGTGACCGGCAAGCCGGGAACCGGCAAATCGACACTGGCCTACAACGTGGCCTACGAGCTGGGGTTGGAACCCGTGCTGTACTGGCCCATCACCAGCAAGTCCACGCTGGCCCAAGGGTTGTACCACTACGACGCGATCGGTCGGTTGCACGAGACCAGCTTGCGTCAGGCCATGTCCTCCGCCGCCGACGGCGAGGCTCCGGACATCGGCCGCTTCATCCGGCTCGGCCCGCTGGGTACGGCGCTGCTGCCGCGGCAGCGCCCTCGGGTGCTGCTGATCGACGAGCTCGACAAAAGCGACATCGATCTGCCCAATGATCTGCTCAACGTGTTCGAGGAGGGCGGCTTCGCGATCCCGGAGCTGGAGCGGCTGCCCGAGGAGCAGTCGATCGTCCACGTGATGACCAATGACGGGCAGGACCGAGTGCCGGTGGAGCGCGGGCAGGTGCGCTGCTCGGCGTTCCCCATCGTGATCATCACCAGTAACGGGGAGCGTGAGTTCCCACCGGCGTTCCTGCGCCGCTGCATCCGGCTGATGATCGAACAGCCCGGTCCCGAGCAGCTCGCTGAGATCGTCGAGGCGCACCTGGGCAAGGAGGCACGCGAGCAGAGCGCCGACCTCATCGAGGAGTTCCTGCAGCGCCGCACTCGCGGTGAACTGGCCACCGACCAGCTGCTCAACGCCATCTATCTCGCCACCTCCGGGGCGCGTGCACCGCAGGCGACCATGGAGGAGCTGCGCGAAGCCGTCCTGCGCCCACTCGACGCCGCCGGTTCGTAA
- a CDS encoding effector-associated domain 2-containing protein: MTWSLDPEEQLQLARALLEVEGMRRQSDRDLYIQLLEDALGHYLPFARDDRPLHDVMHLVRACLAYPGAIQTLVKIVEQVCGDSRAVRRVKELVEQLFPEPLLTFQERSDLHRIVRESTEGGFRPIAPALVADLYRKAVEPLGPPLHCDPGNLGEVLAQLEELTSGLDGVPPLLVFVENLAAQIAEPTASALRSWADRFADRLELAPETRRAIRERAVRTLENTALTAESAGPYSYLIIEFRPDAITADHYLTSAWLQFDGEHGVMLRCDDTDPLPRHRLQEVIEKLLADPQVVNRPHADLMVEFVLPRSLLGVPFDQFKINIEGLTRRLGIEYPVVVRSFDRMRSRTLHHNWRRKWNWLRGNPTRASMCRLPKHEPAEHELLYSSLLENSSVGVAMPFPPLAEHGQMPDELWVGLHAGIPIAVWCRQEREPNLFFTEVQQLWDQGVLSLPESVLQLRRKALRALEEAPTNDHLGFQLTLMFDDADRLPEPYVRLSAPA; the protein is encoded by the coding sequence GTGACCTGGTCACTGGATCCTGAGGAGCAGTTGCAGCTAGCCCGTGCCCTTTTGGAAGTGGAGGGCATGCGGCGGCAGAGCGACCGGGATCTGTACATCCAGCTTCTGGAAGACGCCCTAGGGCACTACCTGCCCTTCGCACGCGATGACCGTCCTTTGCACGACGTGATGCATTTGGTGCGGGCATGCCTCGCCTACCCTGGGGCGATCCAGACTCTGGTAAAGATCGTTGAGCAGGTTTGTGGAGACAGCAGGGCCGTGCGGCGTGTCAAAGAACTGGTCGAGCAGCTGTTCCCTGAGCCGCTGCTGACCTTCCAGGAGCGCTCTGACCTGCACCGGATCGTGCGCGAGTCAACCGAAGGCGGGTTCAGGCCGATAGCCCCCGCCCTCGTCGCCGACTTGTACCGGAAGGCGGTGGAGCCGCTCGGGCCACCGCTGCACTGCGACCCCGGCAACCTGGGCGAAGTCCTCGCTCAGTTGGAAGAACTCACCAGTGGCCTGGATGGGGTTCCGCCACTGCTGGTGTTCGTCGAAAACCTGGCGGCCCAGATCGCCGAACCCACTGCAAGCGCGTTGCGTTCCTGGGCCGATCGGTTCGCCGACCGGCTCGAGCTGGCACCCGAGACCAGACGGGCGATCCGTGAGCGCGCCGTGCGCACTTTGGAAAACACCGCTCTCACTGCTGAGTCCGCAGGTCCCTACAGTTACCTGATCATCGAATTCCGGCCGGACGCCATCACCGCCGATCACTACCTCACTTCGGCCTGGCTGCAGTTCGATGGCGAACACGGCGTCATGCTCCGCTGCGACGATACGGATCCTCTCCCGCGGCACCGGCTGCAGGAGGTGATCGAGAAGCTGCTCGCTGATCCTCAGGTCGTCAACCGACCCCATGCCGACTTGATGGTCGAATTCGTCCTGCCCCGATCCCTGCTGGGGGTCCCCTTCGATCAGTTCAAGATCAATATCGAAGGACTGACCCGCCGGCTGGGCATCGAGTACCCGGTTGTAGTGCGCAGCTTCGATCGGATGCGCAGCAGGACGCTGCACCACAACTGGCGGCGCAAGTGGAACTGGCTGCGCGGCAACCCGACCCGGGCAAGCATGTGCCGGCTGCCGAAGCACGAACCTGCAGAACACGAGCTGCTGTACAGCAGCCTCTTGGAGAACTCCTCGGTCGGCGTCGCAATGCCTTTCCCACCACTAGCCGAGCATGGACAGATGCCGGACGAACTGTGGGTCGGCCTGCACGCAGGTATACCGATCGCCGTCTGGTGCCGCCAGGAACGCGAACCAAACCTTTTCTTCACCGAAGTCCAGCAGTTGTGGGACCAGGGCGTGCTGTCTCTTCCAGAAAGCGTGCTGCAGCTACGGCGCAAGGCCCTACGCGCGCTGGAGGAGGCCCCAACCAATGATCATCTCGGGTTCCAGCTCACGCTGATGTTCGACGATGCCGACCGGCTCCCCGAGCCCTATGTCCGGCTCAGTGCGCCGGCCTGA